From the genome of Mucilaginibacter paludis DSM 18603:
GCTTACGCCACATCAGCTATGCGCGAGGCTTTGAACGGGCCATCGTTAGTGATCAAAATTAAACAAGAGGCGGGGATCAATATTGAAATAGTTCACGGCGAAAAGGAAGCAAACATCATCTACTCCAACCATATTGAGCAGTCGCTGGATAAAAATAAAAATTACCTTTATATTGATGTAGGCGGAGGCAGTACAGAGCTTTCTATATTTTCTGAAAACAAGATCATCGCTTCGCACTCCTTCAATATAGGCACCATCCGGATTTTAGATAACCAGGATAAGGAGGAAACCTGGAACGAAATGCACGATTTTGTTAAGGAACACACCCGGACCTATAAATCAATTATAGGCATTGGAACCGGCGGTAACATCAATAAGTTGTTTAAACTCTCGGAAGAAAAGGAGAATGTGCCTTTGAGCTTTGCCAAATTAAAGTCGCTTTATAATTACCTTAACTCGTTCTCGCTGAAAGACAGGATCAACGTTTTGGGTTTAAACAACGACCGTGCCGACGTGATCATCCCAGCCTGCGAAATCTATATCACGTTAATGAAGTGGGCAGCCATTAAAAACATCTACGTGCCTAAAGTGGGAATGGTTGATGGTATCATCCAAACGCTAATTGACAAGAATTTTAAAACCAAATTATTGCAGTAATCATATTTTACATAGCCGGATGTTTGTTTTTTCTTGCGGCAGTATTAACTTAAAAAATTTTTCTTAATAATTTCTTCATAATTTGGAAACGAGTACTTATATTTGTGATGCCCCTAACAGGGCATGTTTTTCATAGGTAGATGTAGGGTCGAGTATTTATATTCGACCCTTTTTTTATGCCCTTGTTTTAGTATAGCTTTGCGCTCTATATGACAAAGAAGATTATCGTTGCAATCACCGGCGCCAGCGGCGCTATTTACGCTAAACTTTTACTGGATAAATTACAGCAATTGAGCGATCAGATAGCCGATGTAGGTATTGTTATGTCTGATAATGCCAGGCAGGTTTGGAAATTCGAATTGGATAACGATGCTTACAGCCAATATCCGTTCCGGTTTTACGATAAGAATGATTTTATGGCCCCCTTCGCCTCTGGTTCGGCTAAATTTGATACCATGGTTATTATACCATGTTCAATGGGGACGCTCGGACGCATTGCGGGGGGTATTTCAAACGATTTAACCACGCGTGCTGCTGATGTGATATTGAAGGAGCGGCGTAAATTGATCCTGGTTGCCCGTGATACCCCGTTAAACCTGATCCACATTCGCAATATGCAAACAGTAACCGAGGCAGGCGGCATTATTTGCCCGGCTGTACCATCCTTTTACAGCAAGCCAACAACTATAGAGCAGGTAGCCTTAACCGTTGTTGACCGTGTTGTTGATTTAATGGGATTAGATAATAAGAGCTATCGCTGGAACGAATGCGATTAATTTACTTATCCTGGTTGGTAATATCCAGCGCGGTAGTTTGTACATCTGTTTTACTTTCATCTGTACTTTGTCCTTCCTGTAATATAGCAGGTTTTGTTTCGCTTACGCTAACCACTTTCTTTGGTTTAGGTTTAGCTTTAAGTAAGGCATAATACTTTTGTACGCGTAATTGCTTCGCCTTGGCCTGTTGTGCCATGCTTTTGTCTAAATTGTACTGTAACAGTGTATAATGTTTATCCATTGCAGTAGCGGCTTTAACTTTGCCGCTGTTGGTGTAAAGGGTGGATAAACATTTCTCAATTTCAATTTGACGGTTTACATCGTTTTTAATTTTAGTCAATGCGATAGCTTTGTTAAAATCTACCTCGGCCATTTTGTAATCTTTAATGGCTATTTTAATAGAAGCAAGCCTCATTAAAGAGTTGATCATCGCGGGTACATCCTTTTTATATCGGGATATGTAATTAGATTGTAAAACAAACCATTTGGCTTGGGTATATTTTTTTTGGATAAAATAAGCCGAACTTAAGCAGTCGAAATTATTACGTACAGCCAGGGTATCATTATATTTAGAATTAATGTGTAGGGCTTTTAGTACATATTCAATCGCTTTACCCGCATCCGCGTAGCTAATCTCTCTCGTTTTTTGGCAGTTAAACTGGATCAGATCGGCCGCCTTGTTGGTGAATAATTCGGCTTTAGCACACTCTATGCTCGCTGTATCACGTTGCCTTTGCAGCGAATCTATATTTTGGGCTTGTGCTTTTAAAAACTGCGCACTCAGCAATAAGAGTAACAAATAAGTAATTTTCTTCATGATACGTATCTTGATATAACCAGGTATAAACCCCTGAAGCTGTAATTGCAATTAATGTGCCCCGATCTTTACCAGATACGCATCGTTCGGCAAAAATAAAAAATTCTTATCTTTGCAGCTTTAAAATGAACAAGAAAGTCGCTTTTTATACTTTGGGCTGTAAGCTCAATTATTCTGAAACATCAACAATCGGTCGCCTTTTTAATAAGGCCGGTTTTGATACGGTTGATTTTGCAGATACTCCCGATGTATTTGTGATCAACACTTGCTCTGTTACAGATAATGCCGATAAAAAGTGCAAAAAAATAGTTAAAGAGGCGCTAAAAATATCGCCTAACGCCTATGTAACTATCGTTGGGTGTTATGCGCAGCTAAAGCCGCAGGAAATTGCCGAAATCCCCGGGGTGGATATGGTGCTGGGAGCGGCAGAAAAATTTAACATTGTTGAGCATATTGCCGATCTTACTAAAAAGCCTAAAACTTTAGTATATAACCAACCGGTATCAGAGGCTAACCAGTTTATAGCTTCTTATTCTTTTGGCGATAACCGTACGCGTACCTTTTTAAAAGTACAGGATGGATGTGATTACTCGTGCACTTTCTGTACTATCCCGTTGGCCCGCGGAGCCAGCAGGAGCGATACGGTTGAGAGTGTGCTTGAACAGGCTCGCGCAATTGCAGCTTCGGGCGTTAAAGAGATTGTGTTAACAGGCGTAAACATTGGTGATTACGGCATTCGCGACGGTAAGCGCGAGCATAAATTTTTCGACCTGGTTAAGGCTCTGGATGAGGTGGATGGTATTGACCGCATCCGTATTTCGTCCATCGAACCTAATTTATTAACCGACGAAATTATTGAGTTTGTTGCGGTATCTAAACGTTTTGCCCCACATTTCCATATTCCGCTGCAATCAGGTTCCAATAAAATTTTATCGTTAATGCGTAGGCGCTATAAAAGGGAACTTTATGCCGATAGGGTAGCTAAAATTAAACAGTTGATGCCCGATTGCTGCATAGGTGTGGATGTGATTGTGGGTTTCCCGGGCGAAACACGCGAAGATTTTGTTGAAACTTATAATTTTTTAAATGAGCTCAACATCTCATACCTGCACGTATTTACCTACTCCGAAAGGGAAAATACGCTGGCAGCGGAGATGACAGGTACAGTGCCCGGTTCAACACGATCCGAGAGGAGCAAGATGCTGCATATCCTTTCAGACAAAAAAAGAAGGGCTTTCTATGAGAGCCAGTTAGGCAAACATGTCGAAATTCTTTTTGAACGCGATATTACTGATGGCTATATGCACGGTTTTAGCCGCAACTATGTAAAGGTTAAAGCCAAATACGACCCCATTTTAGTAAACGAACTCAAAACCGTTCAGTTAACAGCAATTTCATCTGATGGTGACGTTGAAATAACCGAGACTGAAGAAACATTGGTTCATTAATTTTTATATTAGCCCACAAATTAACACCGATGTTTCCAACCATATCCGAGCTTATCAAATATTTTACAGGTTTAAATATTCCATTGCCCATTCAAACCTTTGGTTTTTTTGTTGCCATAGCCTTCATGATTTCTTTTTGGGCTTTTGAGCAGGAATTTAAACGGAAAGAAAAATTAGGACTGGTGCATCCCTATAAAAAAACAGTAGTTGAGGGCGAACCTGCTACTTTGTTCGACCTGGTATTGAACGGCTTTTTTGGTTTCTTAATTGGTTATAAATTGCTCGATGCTGTATTTAACTACCACGCCTTGGTTGATAACCCACAGGATTTTCTGTTATCGCTCAGGGGCAATTGGATAGGCGGTATCCTATTGGCAGGGATATTTGTTTACTGGGCCTACTCCGAAAAGAAAAAGCAGGAGTTACCCACACCCCAAACTAAGCAAGTGATAGTTCATCCCTACGAAATGATGGGCAACTTGCTGTTATGGGCGGCTGTTTGGGGTTTTGCAGGCGCCAAGCTTTTTAATGCGCTCGAAAATTGGAACGATTTTATGGCCGACCCTGTGGGTATGCTGATCGGCTTTAGTGGTTTAACATTTTATGGTGGGCTATTTTGCGGCGGAGCGGCGGTACTTTACCTGGCCAGTAAAAACGGGGTTAAGCCTATCCAGATGATGGATATTGGTGCTCCAGGTATGATGATAGCTTATGGTGTTGGGCGTATAGGCTGCCAAATGTCTGGCGATGGCGATTGGGGCATTAATAACCTGGCTCCTAAACCAAGCTGGCTGAGTTGGGCACCCGATTGGATGTGGGCCTTTAAATTTCCGCACAACGTTAACATGTCTGATCATGATAATCCGATTGCCAACTGTGTGGGTAAGTTTTGCTATGAGTTAAAGGTGCCGGTTTTCCCTACCTCATTCTACGAATCGGTTATTTGTATCCTGTTGTTCCTGTTATTATGGAGCTTACGCAAGCAAATTAAGTTACCAGGCCTGATGTGGGGAATTTATTTGGTTTTGAACGGTATAGAGCGCTTTTTAATCGAATTGATTCGCGTGAATACCAAATACCACGTGGCCGGAATTTCGTTTACCCAGGCCGAATTGATATCACTACTTTTATTTATTACCGGCATTGTATTTATAGTAAACGCTTTACGCACTAAACAAGCTGAAGTGGTTAAGGCGCATGACTAAGAGATTACAGGAATCCTTCTGGAAACGGTTATTGAAAAATCAGGTTTTTCGTTTTGTGCTCTCTACAGGTGTGGGTTTCGGCGTTGATATAGCCGCTTATTTTTGCTTGTATAATTATATTTTTACCAATGCAAGCTACTCCATATTCCGTATAAGCATCTCACGGTATATTTTATCGTTGGCACTATCGTTTTTTTTAGGGGTACTGGTTAATTTTCTCATTACCAAATTCCTGGTTTTTACCGAATCCAAACTATCACCGGGGAAACAATTTTTTCGCTTTATTACCGTAGCCATTTTAGGCTTTTTTGCCAATCTCGGAGTGATGAGTTGGCTTATCAGATATTTAAATATTTATCCGGTGGTGGCGCGCCCTGCGGCGGCTTTGAGCTTGTTTTTTGCAAGCTTTTTTGTACATAAATTTTTCTCATTTAACTTATCATTACAAAATCATGAATCTGGAAAACATAGCAACTGAAGTAATAGCGCTTTCAAAACAAGTTGGAGATTTTATACGCCAGGAGCGCAAAAAATTTAATTCGGATAGTATTGAATACAAGGGCTTAAATGATATGGTATCGTACGTTGATAAAGCGGCCGAACTGCAAATTGTAGCTGCGTTAGAAGCATTACTTCCTGAAGCTGGCTTTATCACCGAGGAGAAAACAAAAAATCAAATAGGGGAGCGCTATACCTGGATTATCGACCCCCTGGATGGCACCACCAACTTTATACATGGCTTGCCTGTTTTTTCGGTAAGTATTGCCTTGCAGGAATACGACGAGCTGGTTTTGGGCGTGGTATATGAGATTAACCAGGATGAATGCTTTTACGCCTGGAAGGGCGCGCCTGCTTACCTTAATGGTATGGAAATTAAAGTAACCAAAAACCTTAAAATTGCCGATACGCTGCTGGCTACCGGTTTCCCTTATTACGATTTTGAGAAGCAACGGGCCTTTGTTGAGCTTTTTGCCGAGTTAATGCGTGGCTGCCACGGCCTGAGGCGCTTAGGCTCGGCAGCGGTGGATCTGGCGTATACAGCCTGTGGTAGATTTGATGGCTATTACGAATATAATTTAAACTCGTACGATATGGCTGCAGGGATTGTAATTGTAAGGCAGGCTGGTGGAGAGGTAGTTAATTTTTCGGGAGGGACAGACTTGTTTAACACCCGCGAAGTAGTAGCAACCAATGGTAAAATTACTGAAGAGTTGTTAAATACTATCCAAAAATATTTCCCAAAACAGTAGGCGGACGTCACCCATTATCAGGCTTGATGGCAAAAATTGAAACATTTCTGCTTAAATGAAGTTAGATAGGTATATAGTTTATTAACATCTATCACAAAATTTAAGTATCATGAAAAAGAAAATTTTAAGTTTTGCACTTGTCACGGCAATGATCGGATCAATAGCTGTAGGCTGCAGTTCTACAAAGAACGCTGGTGGTACAGATAGTACAACGGTGAAAGATTCAGGCATGAGTACAACACCGGCAGTTACAGATACCGCTAAAAAGGACACCACAAAAACGGATACTACTAAAAAAATGTAGTGTGTTAAAAAACGGAAAAACCCGGTTAGCAACAGCTAACCGGGTTTTTCCGTTTAAGTGGGTGTTATTGTAACGTTACCAGCCCGGTGCAAAGTTTAACCCGAACACAGGCAGGTTAACATCGGTGCGCTGGAATGGGATGGCAAAATAAGGTTCCAGTATAAATGCTCCAAATACGTTTATTCTTAGGGATATACCGGCGCTTGTTGCAGGCACGTGGCTATAAACCTTGCTGGGGACGGGCGAGCCGGTTTAAATACAAAGAAATAAAGGCCATCATAGTATAACCCTGCCTTCTCGCCCCAAATTTGGTCTGCAAGTCCTTCCAAAAGCATTTATATTAGAGAGCAGAGAAATAGTATATGGCTGAATCCGAGGTGTTACCTTTAGTATCAACAGTAACAACTTTCCAGTAATACCGGATATTTGATGTTGGTAAGCCCACTGCCAAATTAGTAAAAGTTGTGTTTGCAACAAGCGCTAAGTTGACATTGCTTGTACCCAAGTAAACAGAGTAAGAAGAGATATCATTATCGGGATCGCTTCCTTGCCAGGTTAAAGTGACTTTACCGTTTGTTATTGTTGCGGTGCCGTTAAACGCAGGGGTAAGCAGATCGGCAGGGAAGGGGGCATAATACACCGTCCCAGGCCCGGGGTTAAAAAACTTCCAGATATCGCTTTGTGCTACAATTGTGCTTTTGCTCGATCTTGATACCACATACCAGGAGTATGCGGTACTCCGGTTGAGCGTTGTTGTTAATTGAGGTACTTTAACAGATTGTGTGTTAGATGTGTTTGTTGATAAATTAATATTACTTTGTGTAGTTGAAATAACGTTGGTTATGGTACAAGCTGAATTTTGACTCGGGAATAATAGCGTGGCTTTTTCGGGATTAGAAGATGGTGCTGACTCGTTATCATTTTTTTTACCACACCCAACAAATACCATCGCCAGTAAAAATATCAATACCTGCCTTCTCATCTTTTTATAATACTAAATGTTTTTTGTAAGTTGTCGGTAGTTAATATAAGTGTATAAACCCCCGTCATTGGTATGGTTGATACATCAAGCCGCACTGTATTGCCTGGGTTATCAAATTGATTTTTGTAGACTAAAGCCCCCATAGCCGAATAAATGGCAACTTTTGCAGTTCTCACCTGTTGATTGCCAAGGTTAATATATAATATTTTGTCAGCCGGGTTAGGGTAAGGCAAAACATCTTCAGACGCTGTGATAGTTTTATCAATAATGCCCTGGCAAGGTTTATCTGTTGTTATCATCAGGGTATTTCGTCCTGCTTTGAGTGATAGGGTCAATACACTGTCAGTAGTGGTGTGCAAAACTCCATTAAGCTGAACATTATAAATACCGCCGCCGCTTAATGCCAACGATACAGTGTTGTTGCCGATGTTGATTGTCGAATAAGCCGATAGATCTTTAGGTTCGGTTACTATGACGGTAAAACACTGTTGATAGTTTGGTTGACCTGCCACCGTTACACAAATATTATATGTGCCTGCAGAAAGGTTGTTAAGCGCAGTTGTGGTCGTAAAAGGAATAACTGAATTTAAGCCTTTACCCGTGATTGTGGCTGTATACCCCAGGTTTTGCGCTGCGCTTATGTTAATGGCCCCATTTGATGATCCTTTGCAAGTGACACTGGTGGAACTGATCCGAAAGTTACTGGCGGGCAAGGTGAAAATAGCATTAATAGTAACCCCCGCTGATGTTTGGGATATTCCATTGTTGTAGTTAACTGACACCGTATAAACACCAGCATAATAGGCGTTAAAAGTAGCTGATGTAGCTCCGTAGATAATCGTTCCGTTTTGTTTCCATTGGTAGGTACAACCAGCTACTATCGGCGTAGAGAGTGTTACATAACTACCTGTTAGCAATACATCGGAACCTACAACGGTAACTATAGGTACAGGTAAAAATACAAAACCGGCAAGAGTACCTGTTCCTGCTGGTGTGGTAACCGAAATAATACCACTTGCACCTGCGCCAACAGTGGCGTTGATAGTGTTTGGCGAAACCACTTGGAAAGTTGTAGCATCCACACCACCGAAACTAACTTTGGTGGCACCCGTAAAGTTGGTTCCTGTTAAAGTTAAACCTGAGCCTGTTATACCCGTTGTGTTGCTAATGCTGGTAATAACAGGTGGCTGTGTAAAAATGAATGGTGTTAGAGATATTAAAGTACTGGTTGGCTTAATTACGTTAATGTAGCCTGTAACACCACTACCGGCTGTGATCGTCATAGTACTGTCCGTGTTAACCACAAATGATTGTACTGTAGTACCGCCTATTGTAACTGCGGTAGTGCCCGTCAAACCAGCGCCCGTCAGGCTAATCGTTGTTCCTTTAAAACCCTCACCCGGTGTAAAGGAGGTAATGCCTGCCAAGTTTTTTAATTTATTTAAAATGATAATACCGTCACCTCCGTAGCGGCTTACACAAACCAGGTCGGGCCTGCTGTCGGCGTCCAGATCACCTGCAATTACTTGTGTCATGCTATCCTGTGGTATATCTATCGCTGCGCCAAATGCTACATTTAGGCCGCTTGCTGTATTTTTAAATACAGAAATGTTGCTACCGTTTATAATAGCCATATCAAGTTTACCATCGCCATCAAAATCAGCAGCGCAACCGGCTATTGGTGCGCCGCCGGTGGTAATATTTTGTATAACAGCTAAATTTATAGAGCCCTGTGTACCTGTGTTCTTCAATATTTTAACTGTTCCGGCTGTAGATGCGCCCATAGCAACGGCTATCTCGAGTTTGCCATCATTATCAAAGTCACCGCTAAAAACTTCGTTTATCAATCCGCCCATATCGAACGTAAGTGGAGTGTCGTAAACGATATTACCCCTGGTGCTGATATTTCGGTATACCAACAAGTTGGATGCGCTTTTCACTAAAACATCCGGTTTACCATCACTATCAACATCGGCCAACAGCACATTTGGAAAGGTAAAGTATGGCCGACCTACCAAATAGTCGGTTTTGCCATCGCCGTCAATATCACCAACCTCAATATTGTTAGGCACGTTATAGTTTGCTTGCCGATTAGCCTCACCAAATGAGGTTATCAAAGAACTGCTGTAAGATGCATAACCATAACCGTTATTGAACATGGAAAATGACGGCACGTTAACCGCGGCATTACCACCAAATATACCGACGAGAAGAAGATCGAGCTTGCCATCCATATTCCAATCTGCTGTATTCACGTCTAACGAGCCGTTCAGGTGGTAGTCTGACGAGCTTCCTCCTCCGCCATATTGCATAATACTGGTACTAAGGCTAATATTACCGGGTTTACTATTATTTAGCATTATACGAGCGATGGTACCTGCCGAGCCAATTGTCGTAACAATAATATCCGGACTTCCGTTGTTATCTATATCCGCAAGAACAGCTCTTTGCGTCATACCGGTTTGTAGGGTTATTTTACTGCTAAAATAGGCTGCATTAAGGCTCGTTGTGTTATTAAACGTTACTGCGAATGGTATTGACGAGTAACAACTGGTACCATGGGCTATCACGTTTATGGGCTTGTAATTTGCACCCAGCGGTACGTTAACGGTTAGCGTACTATCAGTAGCGGCACTAACCACGGCGCGCTCAATACCAAAAAATACAATATTACCAGCAGGAAGCTTATCAAAGTTACTGCCTTTGATGGTAACCATAGTCCCAATTGGCCCCGACGTTGGCGAGAACGATTTTATTTTTGCTGTTTGATAATAGGTAAAGCCAGCGTAGGTTGAACTACCATAAGGAGTGCTAACAGTAAAATTGCCTGCAGAGCCATCTCCAATTATCGCATAAATACCAACGGCGTTTCTGTTGAATGACCTAACTGGATTACCATCTAAAGTAACTGCATTCACTTCACCCAAACCGTTACCATAAATTGTAATACTTGTACCAAAGGTTCCGCTTGTTTTGTCTATAGAGGTAATGGTTGGCAGCAAGTGAAAGCCGGCCATCGTAACCGAGCCACCTGCTGCAGTTACAGTAATACTCCCTGAGCTAATATCGCCCACCGTAGCAGTAATTTGCGTTGGCGATATCACTTTATACACCCACGAATAGTTGTCTAGTAAAACGCGTGTAACATCGGTAAAGCCTGTTCCGGTAATAGTTACAGTTGCGCCTACAGGAGCGGCTATTGGAGATATGGATGTAATGGTAGGTGGCGGGATATAAGTAAAACCCGATTTACTAGCCCGGCTTTTTGCTGATTTTACCGTAACATTGCCAGATGCACCCGCCGCAATTACAGCCGATATATTAGTTGCGTTGTTAACTTTAAAAGATTTAGCCGGAACGCCGCCAAAGCTAACTTCCGTAATATTTTCAAAATTAGTCCCGTTTATTGAAATAGTTGTACCCGTAATTCCTGTTGTTGGCGTAAAGGAATCTATTTGTATGCTTTTGTTGATGTTGGTGATAGCTGTTGCTGTATCGGCATAGCCATTATTACTGCATATCAATTTAATGGTATCGTTAGGGGCGTAAATATCAGCTGGATAGCTGCCGTTATAAGTGGTAGCTACAGGTTTACCATTTACCAACCAACTATAACTATAACCCGTACGTGAGTAGTTAAGTAATTTAATTTTACCAGTAGCTGCAAGGCCGGTGGTATCATATTTAAAAAGGGCTTTTGGAATTGGCGCGCCTCCACTGTTGGTACTGAGCTCCAAAAATCCATGGCCGCCGCCTGCCCAAATGGTTGAGCCGGATATTTGTATATCGTTGAAGCCATAACCTAAATATGAGTAATTGTTATCGCGTGGTAAGCGCTCCCAGATCTTACCGCTGTTAGTTGTTTTGTAAATCTGGAAAGTGCCATTCAAAGCGTAACCTGTGCTATCGTTAACAAATTGCATACGTGTAGCCTGAAAAGGGCTAATGAGGTTATCGTTTTGCTTTGCCCAGGTAATACCATTAGTGGTTATGTAAACAAAATTTTCTAAGTCTGTAGCCCAACCTTTTGTTTGAGAAAGAAAATAAACAGAGGTAATCTTGGTTGGCGGCAGTGTGAGCGTGGTCCAACTACCGCCGCCGTTTGTTGTACTATACAATGCCGTAGTGCCGTAGCTGCTGAAAGCATAAATCACATTATCGCTCAATGCCTGCAGCTTGGTGTAATGTGCACCTGCCAGAGTATTGCTCACCGTCCATGTCACGCCACCGTCAACCGTTTTTAATATCCTATCTGCATCTGTAGCATAGCCTATCAATCCGTTGGAGGGGAAAATCATATCAGTTATCCAGGACCCGGGTATGACTGAAAACTGCGAATGGAAGACAAGTTTGAACGTATTGCCGGCATCGCTTGAGTATAAAATTGCCGGCACTAATCCATAGTCACCATAAACAATGATGTTGTTTTTATTGAAGGCTTTAATACCAGTAACTTCAAAGCCGAATGTTAAGTTGACTGTGTAATTGTTAAAGTTTACGTTGGTTAAATTTATTGGTTTTTGTATGATCGTACGGCCGGTATCAGTTGTATATCCAACAGATTTAAGGAATGATACGTAACCTTCTGATGCCGTATATAAACTACCATTGTAGATATGGTTTTCGGCAGTTTCAACATGTATTTGCCTCAATTGCGCTGTAACTTGGTTATTGATACAAAAGAACAGCAACAAAACAACTTGAAGGAAGGTGATGATCTTCTGTCGGGCAGATTTAGCCCCATTACGCTCTTTGTAGTTCATTTGATAACCCAATAAAGGCCTGTAAAATGTGGTTTGTATTCGATGCACAAGATGAACAGTTAATTGTGAAATAGAAGTATAGGGTCTAAGTATTTTTTAAACCGAGCTAAATATAAAAATATTAGTTCGTAATTCAGTGTATAACTTACCTATGTAGTAGCTATTATTGTTGTTTTTTATTAATCGGATGATACAGTTTGTAACGCTAAAACACAAAAAGAAATTTATCGCAAAAATATTTTTTTATTGTGCGCCCAAAATAACTATGCTGTTAAACCTTTAAAATAAAGCCAAAAGCACTGTTTTGTAGAAGCCTCAAAAGCAAGAGCCCTATTGTCGGCATTTTGGACTTTCTTCTTAATTCGAAAATGTAAACTGTTTCA
Proteins encoded in this window:
- a CDS encoding IPT/TIG domain-containing protein, coding for MNYKERNGAKSARQKIITFLQVVLLLFFCINNQVTAQLRQIHVETAENHIYNGSLYTASEGYVSFLKSVGYTTDTGRTIIQKPINLTNVNFNNYTVNLTFGFEVTGIKAFNKNNIIVYGDYGLVPAILYSSDAGNTFKLVFHSQFSVIPGSWITDMIFPSNGLIGYATDADRILKTVDGGVTWTVSNTLAGAHYTKLQALSDNVIYAFSSYGTTALYSTTNGGGSWTTLTLPPTKITSVYFLSQTKGWATDLENFVYITTNGITWAKQNDNLISPFQATRMQFVNDSTGYALNGTFQIYKTTNSGKIWERLPRDNNYSYLGYGFNDIQISGSTIWAGGGHGFLELSTNSGGAPIPKALFKYDTTGLAATGKIKLLNYSRTGYSYSWLVNGKPVATTYNGSYPADIYAPNDTIKLICSNNGYADTATAITNINKSIQIDSFTPTTGITGTTISINGTNFENITEVSFGGVPAKSFKVNNATNISAVIAAGASGNVTVKSAKSRASKSGFTYIPPPTITSISPIAAPVGATVTITGTGFTDVTRVLLDNYSWVYKVISPTQITATVGDISSGSITVTAAGGSVTMAGFHLLPTITSIDKTSGTFGTSITIYGNGLGEVNAVTLDGNPVRSFNRNAVGIYAIIGDGSAGNFTVSTPYGSSTYAGFTYYQTAKIKSFSPTSGPIGTMVTIKGSNFDKLPAGNIVFFGIERAVVSAATDSTLTVNVPLGANYKPINVIAHGTSCYSSIPFAVTFNNTTSLNAAYFSSKITLQTGMTQRAVLADIDNNGSPDIIVTTIGSAGTIARIMLNNSKPGNISLSTSIMQYGGGGSSSDYHLNGSLDVNTADWNMDGKLDLLLVGIFGGNAAVNVPSFSMFNNGYGYASYSSSLITSFGEANRQANYNVPNNIEVGDIDGDGKTDYLVGRPYFTFPNVLLADVDSDGKPDVLVKSASNLLVYRNISTRGNIVYDTPLTFDMGGLINEVFSGDFDNDGKLEIAVAMGASTAGTVKILKNTGTQGSINLAVIQNITTGGAPIAGCAADFDGDGKLDMAIINGSNISVFKNTASGLNVAFGAAIDIPQDSMTQVIAGDLDADSRPDLVCVSRYGGDGIIILNKLKNLAGITSFTPGEGFKGTTISLTGAGLTGTTAVTIGGTTVQSFVVNTDSTMTITAGSGVTGYINVIKPTSTLISLTPFIFTQPPVITSISNTTGITGSGLTLTGTNFTGATKVSFGGVDATTFQVVSPNTINATVGAGASGIISVTTPAGTGTLAGFVFLPVPIVTVVGSDVLLTGSYVTLSTPIVAGCTYQWKQNGTIIYGATSATFNAYYAGVYTVSVNYNNGISQTSAGVTINAIFTLPASNFRISSTSVTCKGSSNGAINISAAQNLGYTATITGKGLNSVIPFTTTTALNNLSAGTYNICVTVAGQPNYQQCFTVIVTEPKDLSAYSTINIGNNTVSLALSGGGIYNVQLNGVLHTTTDSVLTLSLKAGRNTLMITTDKPCQGIIDKTITASEDVLPYPNPADKILYINLGNQQVRTAKVAIYSAMGALVYKNQFDNPGNTVRLDVSTIPMTGVYTLILTTDNLQKTFSIIKR